Proteins encoded in a region of the Azospirillum sp. TSH58 genome:
- the dprA gene encoding DNA-processing protein DprA has translation MIQPRRSLPAAERFDWLRLIRSENVGPITFHRLLERFGSAGAALEALPDLAKRGGRTKPLRIAPKADIDRELAANDRIGARLLCSCEPDYPEPLAALDDAPPVVSALGHPHLLQRRAVALVGARNASMNGKKFAERLARELGEAGLLVVSGLARGIDTAAHAGALGTGTAAVVAGGADVVYPPENEKLYRDIVQQGVILAECAVGTTPQARHFPRRNRLISGLSLGVLVVEAALRSGSLITARMALEQGREVMAVPGSPLDPRCHGTNNLLRQGAALVEGVDDVLRALDSLSPPAVRERQGDLFAAPRPAVPSESDLDAARAVILENLGHTPVAIDELVRGCQLSAPVVLTVVLELELAGRVQRQPGNQVNLI, from the coding sequence ATGATTCAACCGCGCCGCTCCCTGCCCGCCGCCGAGCGGTTCGACTGGCTCCGTCTGATCCGATCGGAGAATGTCGGGCCGATCACCTTCCACCGCCTGCTGGAGCGGTTCGGCAGCGCCGGCGCCGCGCTGGAGGCGCTGCCCGACCTCGCCAAGCGCGGCGGGCGGACCAAGCCGCTGCGCATCGCGCCGAAAGCGGACATCGACCGCGAACTGGCCGCCAACGACCGCATCGGCGCCCGCCTGCTCTGTTCCTGCGAGCCCGACTATCCGGAACCCTTGGCGGCGCTGGACGACGCGCCCCCGGTGGTGTCGGCCCTCGGCCACCCGCATCTGCTGCAACGGCGCGCGGTGGCGCTGGTCGGGGCGCGCAACGCCTCGATGAACGGCAAGAAGTTCGCCGAGCGGCTGGCGCGGGAGCTGGGGGAGGCCGGGTTGCTGGTCGTTTCCGGGCTGGCGCGGGGGATCGACACGGCGGCCCACGCCGGGGCGCTCGGCACCGGCACGGCGGCGGTGGTGGCGGGCGGCGCCGACGTCGTCTACCCGCCGGAGAACGAGAAACTCTACCGCGACATAGTGCAGCAGGGCGTGATCCTCGCCGAATGCGCCGTCGGCACCACGCCGCAGGCCCGCCATTTCCCCCGCCGCAACCGGCTGATCTCCGGCCTGTCGCTGGGGGTGCTGGTGGTGGAGGCGGCGCTGCGCTCCGGCTCCCTCATCACCGCGCGCATGGCGCTGGAACAGGGGCGGGAGGTGATGGCGGTTCCCGGTTCGCCGCTCGACCCGCGCTGCCACGGCACCAACAATCTGCTGCGTCAGGGGGCGGCCTTGGTGGAAGGGGTGGACGACGTGTTGCGGGCGCTGGACAGCCTGTCGCCGCCCGCCGTTCGGGAACGCCAGGGCGACCTGTTCGCCGCCCCCCGCCCCGCCGTTCCGTCCGAGTCGGACCTTGACGCGGCGCGCGCCGTCATCCTGGAAAACCTCGGTCACACGCCGGTTGCCATTGACGAACTCGTCCGCGGGTGCCAATTGTCCGCTCCGGTGGTGTTGACCGTGGTGCTGGAACTTGAGCTTGCGGGCCGTGTCCAGCGCCAGCCTGGGAATCAGGTGAACCTGATCTGA
- a CDS encoding ATP-grasp domain-containing protein gives MIAFRKTAVVVDPYSTGILLAPRLRARGYEVVAVQSRPDLAPSLLRSYQPDDFAAHILHDGDLDALAERLRPLAPAFVLPGNESAVELTDALGATLGTPGNSPKLTAARRNKFMMIERLAAAGLLTARQTMATGAAEAVEWAERAGWPVVAKPMASASTDHVYFCDTPAQLRAAVDAILGSRDFCGSANERVLVQTYLDGLEYVVNTVSRGGRHYVCDVLLSAKRTLNGSPFVYDYYRLLPPEEPVAQALMAYIRRVLDALEITDGAGHAEVRMTSRGPALVEIAARAMGPAGSTTAVAAGTGHDQVDLLVDAFDGAAAMEPLLDGHYRFLADAMVLYLPVLVSGRVEGLPDLSILDGMASVRGYGLVPRLGDEVVPTLDLTQVLAKIYLAHPDRAVFECDWAAIRSLEDRLQPTVA, from the coding sequence ATGATCGCCTTCCGCAAGACGGCGGTCGTCGTCGATCCCTATTCCACCGGCATCCTTCTGGCGCCGCGCCTGCGCGCGCGGGGCTACGAGGTGGTCGCGGTGCAGAGCCGCCCGGACCTCGCCCCGTCGCTGCTGCGCAGCTACCAGCCTGACGACTTCGCGGCGCACATCCTCCATGACGGTGATCTCGACGCGCTGGCCGAGCGGTTGCGTCCGCTGGCGCCGGCCTTCGTCCTGCCGGGCAACGAGTCCGCGGTGGAACTGACCGACGCGCTGGGCGCCACTCTCGGCACGCCGGGCAACAGCCCGAAGCTGACCGCCGCCCGCCGCAACAAGTTCATGATGATCGAGCGGCTGGCCGCCGCCGGCCTGCTGACCGCCCGCCAGACCATGGCGACCGGCGCCGCCGAGGCGGTGGAGTGGGCGGAGCGGGCGGGCTGGCCCGTGGTGGCGAAGCCGATGGCCAGCGCCTCCACCGACCATGTCTATTTCTGCGACACGCCTGCGCAACTGCGCGCCGCCGTCGACGCCATCCTGGGCAGCCGCGACTTCTGCGGCTCGGCCAACGAGCGGGTGCTGGTGCAGACCTACCTCGACGGCCTCGAATACGTCGTCAACACGGTCAGCCGCGGCGGGCGCCACTATGTCTGCGACGTGCTGCTGTCGGCCAAGCGGACGCTGAACGGGTCGCCCTTCGTCTACGACTACTACCGGCTGCTGCCGCCGGAGGAGCCGGTGGCGCAGGCGCTGATGGCCTACATCCGCCGGGTCCTCGACGCGCTGGAGATCACCGACGGCGCCGGCCATGCCGAGGTGCGGATGACGTCGCGTGGTCCGGCTCTGGTGGAGATCGCGGCGCGCGCCATGGGGCCGGCCGGCTCCACCACCGCCGTCGCGGCGGGCACCGGGCACGATCAGGTTGATCTGCTGGTTGATGCCTTCGACGGGGCGGCGGCGATGGAGCCGCTGCTCGACGGCCATTACCGGTTCCTGGCCGACGCGATGGTCCTCTATTTGCCGGTTCTGGTGTCTGGCCGGGTGGAGGGGCTGCCGGATCTCTCCATTCTGGACGGGATGGCGAGCGTGCGCGGCTACGGCCTCGTGCCGCGGCTGGGGGACGAGGTGGTTCCGACGCTCGATCTGACGCAGGTGCTGGCGAAAATCTATCTCGCGCATCCGGACCGCGCCGTCTTCGAGTGCGACTGGGCCGCCATCCGCTCCCTGGAGGATCGTCTCCAGCCGACCGTCGCGTAG
- a CDS encoding response regulator transcription factor, producing the protein MRIELERPLAWPVRPVQTSAGLHVSATSILIACADRALGIGMHDAFERNGHRIHVTHDPIAALDTLEADGSIGIVAVELALPHFDGLALVERMRKSVQRHLQVIVVAPNATAADVVRAMHLRAADFVSDPQDGSQLHGALARALAAHQAAAPLPAPPPSTGNSGLNGALEDAYRHGLALIEAVKALREGQPAVAVPVPVPAPAAPSSAPAAAGENRRLAVLRTLQQSRVARDKYFPKGLFEDPCWDMLLDLMANHLRGRRISVSSLCMASGVAQTTALRRITELHDRGLVRRIADEKDGRRVFIELTEQGIAALSGYVEHIQELT; encoded by the coding sequence ATGCGGATCGAGTTGGAGCGACCCTTGGCGTGGCCGGTGCGTCCGGTCCAGACCAGCGCCGGCCTTCATGTTTCGGCGACGTCCATTCTGATCGCCTGCGCGGACCGCGCGCTGGGCATCGGCATGCACGACGCCTTCGAACGCAACGGCCACCGCATCCATGTGACCCACGACCCCATCGCGGCGCTCGACACGCTGGAGGCGGACGGCAGCATCGGCATCGTGGCGGTGGAACTGGCCCTGCCCCATTTCGACGGGCTGGCGCTGGTCGAGCGGATGCGCAAGAGCGTGCAGCGGCATCTCCAGGTCATCGTCGTCGCGCCCAACGCCACGGCGGCGGACGTCGTCCGCGCCATGCATCTGCGCGCGGCGGACTTCGTCAGCGACCCGCAGGACGGCAGCCAGCTCCATGGCGCGCTCGCCCGCGCCCTGGCCGCCCACCAGGCGGCGGCCCCGCTGCCCGCCCCTCCCCCGTCCACCGGCAACAGCGGGTTGAATGGCGCGCTGGAGGACGCCTACCGCCACGGCCTCGCCCTGATCGAGGCGGTGAAGGCGTTGCGCGAAGGCCAGCCGGCGGTTGCCGTCCCGGTTCCGGTCCCCGCACCGGCCGCACCGTCCTCCGCCCCCGCCGCGGCGGGAGAGAACCGGCGTCTGGCGGTGTTGAGGACGCTCCAGCAATCCCGCGTCGCCCGCGACAAGTACTTCCCGAAGGGGCTGTTCGAGGACCCCTGCTGGGACATGCTGCTGGACCTGATGGCCAACCATCTGCGCGGGCGGCGGATTTCCGTGTCGTCGCTGTGCATGGCCTCCGGCGTGGCCCAGACCACGGCGCTGCGGCGGATCACCGAACTGCACGACCGCGGGCTGGTGCGCCGGATCGCCGACGAGAAGGACGGCCGCCGCGTCTTCATCGAGCTGACCGAGCAGGGGATCGCCGCCCTGTCCGGCTATGTCGAGCACATCCAGGAACTGACCTGA
- a CDS encoding helix-turn-helix domain-containing protein yields the protein MADQKLKDVIVVATPTEGIGPTSSLPTRPATPSEEPDRQRLAERLRAQGWSYRRIAEELQVSYILVSRWLGGDGATPAGARTPPAPAAAPAPPPPAPGGTRTTKAGKAPKAAKTAASAAAASADEDVLALQFHAFEQYVREVIDTLETRHETLLQRQEELIQALDTERTAARAREEELLATLDQERQRWTEAEDRFREELERFKAEMRRGQTAAGAVAVAATALGGADDEDEEESSDFSAFSFDDDEDDEDAAKDDAAGGGDANAFSFDDDDEDGSDPFSFDTDDTDEKAGDETAEATDSDDGGDPFSFDDDETEEPSKDTSGDKDAEPDEDPFSFDTDDEPDEPKAGSEPTGTAEADAEDDPFSFDDEPEPEPEPEPEAPPKKKGLFTFWRK from the coding sequence ATGGCCGACCAGAAACTGAAGGATGTGATCGTCGTCGCGACCCCCACGGAGGGGATCGGTCCGACATCCTCCCTGCCGACGCGGCCGGCGACGCCCAGCGAGGAGCCGGACCGCCAGCGTCTGGCCGAACGGCTGCGCGCCCAGGGCTGGAGCTACCGCCGCATCGCGGAGGAGCTTCAGGTCTCCTACATCCTGGTGTCGCGCTGGCTGGGGGGCGACGGCGCCACCCCCGCCGGTGCCCGCACGCCCCCAGCCCCCGCCGCTGCCCCCGCCCCGCCGCCGCCCGCGCCCGGCGGGACGCGGACGACCAAGGCGGGCAAGGCGCCCAAGGCTGCGAAGACGGCGGCCAGCGCGGCGGCGGCCAGCGCCGACGAGGACGTTCTGGCGCTCCAGTTCCACGCCTTCGAACAGTATGTGCGCGAGGTCATCGACACGCTGGAGACGCGGCACGAGACGCTTCTCCAGCGCCAGGAGGAATTGATCCAGGCGCTCGACACGGAGCGCACCGCCGCCCGTGCGCGGGAAGAGGAGTTGCTCGCCACCCTCGACCAGGAGCGCCAGCGCTGGACCGAGGCCGAGGACCGCTTCCGCGAGGAGTTGGAGCGCTTCAAGGCGGAAATGCGCCGTGGCCAGACCGCGGCGGGCGCCGTCGCCGTCGCCGCCACGGCCCTCGGCGGCGCCGACGATGAGGATGAAGAGGAATCCTCGGATTTCTCCGCCTTCAGCTTCGACGACGACGAGGACGACGAGGACGCGGCCAAGGACGACGCCGCTGGCGGCGGTGACGCCAATGCCTTCAGCTTCGACGATGATGACGAGGACGGCAGCGATCCCTTCAGCTTCGACACCGACGACACGGACGAGAAGGCCGGCGACGAAACGGCCGAGGCGACCGACTCCGACGACGGCGGCGACCCTTTCAGCTTCGACGATGACGAAACGGAGGAGCCGTCCAAGGACACTTCCGGGGACAAGGACGCGGAGCCGGACGAGGACCCGTTCTCCTTCGACACCGACGACGAGCCGGACGAGCCCAAGGCCGGAAGCGAGCCGACCGGAACCGCGGAAGCCGACGCCGAGGACGATCCCTTCTCCTTCGACGACGAGCCGGAACCGGAGCCGGAACCCGAACCGGAGGCCCCGCCGAAGAAGAAGGGACTTTTCACCTTCTGGCGCAAATGA
- a CDS encoding ABC transporter substrate binding protein, with amino-acid sequence MSLSRRTVLTGALTAGTLAAGGLPAFAQPSFGPAARTFTAAKPARIVVLTPRKDVGDVLGLRDFIASSGLSATVEVREVPQASAMPTLLPEIRASKPDLVVTVFTPLTLATVGRYDDPDPSRFLTDVPVVFTSVTDPVASRVVRALDRPGRAVTGTRHIAPVAVQMKTMLSYRRWKKIAAVYNPAEDNMVVAVRDLKEEAARQGVEVHDAALPRDASGAPVAAAIPDLIADAARAGAELVYIGPDTLVASSNNAVVAEQALAHRLATFCSTELPIRRANLLMGLVSPAVNVGRFAGLKAVEILSGAKPADGIPVETLNRFSLLLRIGAAKQLDLYPPMRLLNIAEIVQDA; translated from the coding sequence ATGAGCCTGTCCCGCCGCACCGTCCTGACGGGAGCCCTCACCGCCGGTACGCTGGCGGCCGGCGGTCTTCCGGCCTTCGCGCAGCCATCCTTCGGTCCGGCGGCCAGGACTTTCACCGCCGCCAAGCCGGCGCGCATCGTCGTGCTGACCCCGCGCAAGGATGTCGGCGACGTTCTGGGCCTGCGCGACTTTATCGCGTCGAGCGGCCTGTCGGCCACGGTGGAGGTGCGCGAGGTGCCGCAGGCCTCCGCCATGCCGACGCTGCTGCCGGAGATCCGGGCGTCCAAGCCCGATCTGGTGGTGACGGTCTTCACGCCGCTGACCCTGGCGACGGTCGGGCGTTACGACGATCCCGACCCGTCGCGCTTCCTGACCGACGTGCCGGTGGTCTTCACCTCGGTCACCGACCCGGTGGCCTCGCGCGTCGTGCGCGCGCTCGACCGTCCGGGGCGCGCGGTCACCGGCACGCGGCACATCGCGCCGGTCGCGGTTCAGATGAAGACGATGCTGTCCTACCGGCGCTGGAAGAAGATCGCCGCGGTCTACAACCCGGCGGAGGACAACATGGTCGTCGCCGTGCGCGACCTGAAGGAGGAGGCCGCCCGCCAGGGGGTGGAGGTCCACGACGCCGCCCTGCCGCGCGACGCCTCCGGCGCGCCGGTCGCCGCGGCCATTCCCGACCTGATCGCCGACGCCGCCCGCGCCGGGGCGGAACTGGTCTACATCGGGCCGGACACGCTGGTCGCCTCCAGCAACAACGCGGTGGTGGCGGAGCAGGCGCTGGCCCACCGGCTGGCCACCTTCTGCTCCACCGAGCTGCCGATCCGCCGGGCCAACCTGCTGATGGGGCTGGTCAGCCCGGCGGTCAACGTCGGGCGCTTCGCCGGCCTGAAGGCGGTGGAGATCCTGAGCGGGGCCAAGCCCGCCGACGGCATCCCGGTGGAGACGCTGAACCGCTTCTCCCTGCTGCTGCGCATCGGGGCGGCCAAGCAACTGGACCTCTACCCGCCGATGCGCCTGCTCAACATCGCCGAAATCGTGCAGGACGCCTGA
- a CDS encoding MFS transporter yields the protein MKLSFIRRLNWMLTGVVSVLMLVSLAVQTNHVNTLFRPLIEPELARKAEVVGSYVVAQIDRAVALGFELDKLVGVDELLSDALAANPDVKYLALEIGGRLYAFSGTEEARSGSRLTVADTPPEGESPQFLDTVLALEGNGEARLHVGVDSGYVRSAMNEVVFDLGSVLIVAILLNIEILLLVVGSSVAAPLRRVTAVMKQAADGHLGVRVALRNRDEVGELSRAVDWALDSVQHKADMSASEPAMTKIGMMQRVVELRFAIFIFSLAEELTRTFLSVYIKQLFEPVPGLSMEMVIGAPIALFMLLWAVSQPIAGSVSERRGRRAVFLGGALLSFAGLVGSGLATDLIQLIVARCLTAIGYASVFIAAQGFVIDATDPKQRAQAIAMYAGGILSAGVCGPAIGGVIAGQVGFRTTFLISAGLALLAAFMAWQVLPRVRAAQAKSSRGLRLADAVLCLRNPRFVGLAVFSAVPAKLGLTALLFFLLPLALDDQGVSQSWIGRVLLLYWLLMIVVSPMAAKLSDRSGQRIGFLVVGGLVAAGAAWVLSMPGSLGTALAGVALLGVAHAMLGAPQLAMLADVCVKERAALGETTVIGMFRLIERLGSVVAPFLAGMFLAHYGYAGALKGIGAVLAACVAVQLLLSTLFRPRPPAADLPQRTPA from the coding sequence ATGAAGCTGTCCTTCATCCGCCGCCTGAACTGGATGCTGACGGGCGTCGTGTCCGTCCTGATGCTGGTCAGCCTCGCCGTCCAGACCAACCACGTCAACACGCTGTTCCGCCCGCTGATCGAGCCGGAGCTGGCCCGCAAGGCCGAGGTCGTCGGCTCCTACGTGGTGGCGCAGATCGACCGCGCGGTGGCGCTCGGCTTCGAGCTGGACAAGCTGGTCGGGGTGGACGAGCTGCTGTCCGACGCGCTGGCCGCCAATCCGGACGTCAAGTATCTGGCGCTGGAGATCGGCGGGCGCCTTTACGCCTTCTCCGGGACGGAGGAGGCGCGGTCCGGCAGCCGCCTGACCGTCGCCGACACCCCGCCGGAGGGCGAGTCCCCGCAGTTCCTCGACACCGTCCTGGCGCTTGAGGGGAACGGGGAGGCGCGGCTGCACGTCGGCGTCGATTCCGGCTATGTCCGCTCCGCCATGAACGAGGTGGTGTTCGACCTCGGCTCCGTGCTGATCGTCGCCATCCTGCTGAACATCGAGATTCTGCTGCTGGTCGTCGGCTCCTCCGTCGCCGCACCGCTGCGCCGGGTGACGGCGGTGATGAAGCAGGCCGCCGACGGGCATCTCGGCGTGCGCGTCGCCCTGCGCAACCGCGACGAGGTGGGGGAGCTGTCGCGCGCCGTCGACTGGGCGCTGGACAGCGTGCAGCACAAGGCCGACATGTCCGCCTCCGAGCCGGCCATGACCAAGATCGGCATGATGCAGCGGGTGGTGGAGCTGCGCTTCGCCATCTTCATCTTCTCCCTGGCGGAGGAGCTGACCCGCACCTTCCTGTCCGTCTACATCAAGCAGCTGTTCGAGCCGGTGCCCGGCCTGTCGATGGAGATGGTCATCGGCGCGCCCATCGCCCTGTTCATGCTGCTCTGGGCGGTCAGCCAGCCGATCGCCGGCAGCGTGTCGGAACGGCGCGGGCGGCGGGCCGTGTTCCTCGGCGGCGCGCTGCTGTCCTTCGCCGGCCTCGTCGGTTCCGGCCTCGCCACCGACCTCATCCAGCTCATCGTCGCGCGCTGCCTGACCGCCATCGGCTACGCCAGCGTCTTCATCGCCGCGCAGGGCTTCGTCATCGACGCCACCGACCCCAAGCAGCGCGCGCAGGCCATCGCCATGTACGCCGGCGGCATCCTCAGCGCCGGCGTCTGCGGCCCGGCCATCGGCGGCGTGATCGCCGGGCAGGTGGGCTTCCGCACGACCTTCCTGATCTCCGCCGGGCTGGCGCTGCTCGCCGCCTTCATGGCGTGGCAGGTGCTGCCGCGGGTGCGCGCGGCCCAGGCGAAATCCAGCCGCGGCCTGCGTCTGGCCGACGCCGTGCTCTGCCTGCGCAACCCGCGCTTCGTCGGGCTGGCCGTCTTCAGCGCGGTCCCGGCCAAGCTGGGGCTGACGGCGCTGCTGTTCTTCCTGCTGCCGCTGGCGCTGGACGACCAGGGGGTCAGCCAGTCCTGGATCGGGCGCGTGCTGCTGCTCTACTGGCTGCTGATGATCGTGGTGTCGCCGATGGCGGCGAAGCTGTCGGACCGCTCGGGCCAGCGCATCGGCTTCCTGGTGGTGGGCGGGCTGGTCGCCGCCGGGGCGGCGTGGGTGCTGTCGATGCCGGGGTCGCTCGGCACGGCGCTGGCCGGGGTCGCCCTGCTGGGGGTGGCGCACGCCATGCTCGGCGCGCCGCAGCTCGCCATGCTCGCCGACGTCTGCGTCAAGGAGCGGGCGGCGCTGGGCGAGACCACGGTGATCGGCATGTTCCGCCTGATCGAGCGGCTGGGCTCCGTCGTCGCTCCCTTCCTGGCCGGGATGTTCCTGGCCCATTACGGCTACGCCGGGGCGCTGAAGGGCATCGGCGCGGTGCTGGCGGCCTGCGTCGCCGTGCAGCTTCTGCTGAGCACCCTGTTCCGCCCGCGCCCGCCCGCCGCCGACCTTCCGCAGAGGACCCCCGCATGA
- a CDS encoding GNAT family N-acetyltransferase, which translates to MTVLLSPEQTVHTGMLRVRRGQPVCVPYRIRFLGPADLPALEAFRGYIFGQLPDIDAYFPETPEFAGLHLGERGVTLGLEAEGRLIGCAILGLPLPGMPAFVDDLPGTRPAVTATAHMASCMVHPDFRGNGLQRLLVTLRTLHALGAGRPHLFSRVALSNPRSLSNLLAGGFLVRRVLVMHASGRLRYLLHRDLGAAPPAWVPGSERVFAVPELDEQRAVIEAGWVGRSVELDGPVPLVTYARPVEAVPALSEDPLPQDAALEVTP; encoded by the coding sequence ATGACGGTCCTCTTATCCCCTGAACAGACGGTCCACACGGGCATGCTGCGCGTCCGGCGCGGCCAGCCGGTCTGCGTTCCCTACCGCATCCGCTTCCTCGGCCCCGCCGACCTGCCGGCGCTGGAGGCCTTCCGCGGCTACATCTTCGGGCAGCTGCCGGACATCGACGCCTATTTCCCCGAAACGCCGGAATTCGCCGGTCTGCATCTGGGCGAGCGCGGCGTGACGCTGGGGCTGGAGGCCGAGGGGCGGCTGATCGGCTGCGCCATCCTGGGCCTGCCCCTGCCGGGCATGCCGGCCTTCGTGGACGATCTGCCGGGCACCCGCCCCGCCGTAACCGCCACCGCCCACATGGCGAGCTGCATGGTCCATCCCGACTTCCGCGGCAACGGGTTGCAGCGGCTGCTGGTGACCCTGCGCACGCTCCACGCTCTGGGGGCCGGGCGCCCGCACCTGTTCTCGCGCGTCGCCCTGTCCAACCCGCGCAGCCTGTCGAACCTGCTGGCGGGCGGCTTCCTGGTGCGTCGGGTGCTGGTCATGCACGCCAGCGGGCGGCTGCGCTACCTGCTGCACCGCGACCTGGGGGCGGCGCCGCCCGCCTGGGTGCCGGGCAGCGAGCGCGTCTTCGCCGTGCCGGAGCTGGACGAGCAGAGGGCGGTGATCGAGGCCGGCTGGGTCGGGCGTTCGGTGGAGCTGGACGGTCCCGTGCCGCTGGTCACCTACGCGCGCCCGGTGGAGGCCGTGCCGGCCCTGTCCGAAGACCCCCTGCCGCAGGACGCCGCGCTGGAGGTCACGCCATGA